A genomic region of Noviherbaspirillum sp. L7-7A contains the following coding sequences:
- a CDS encoding branched-chain amino acid ABC transporter permease produces MNSTPLSLPMARASRRGLQASLLPLAVALLLAALPAFMSSYSADLVLRIMVYAIFALSLELLVGTTGLVSLGHAGFFGIAAYVTVLASGDNAASVFWLLPASMLAAGLYALVTGALSLRTRGVYFIMVTLAFAQMAYFVFHDTPVGGGSDGIFLTSRPVLALGGITLLDLEKSGHVYYLALACLVGTYALLAAVLRSRFGHALAGIRINEQRMRAAGFNTYFYKLAAFVLAAMLAGVAGFLMAAKNGAVNPELLSWHESGGVLMMIILGGMGSLRGAVLGAVAFVLLKEFYASSAIFGAFAERWQLTLGLTMILFVALLPQGLIGLTRRFKRSPESHHAH; encoded by the coding sequence ATGAACAGCACGCCACTTTCCCTGCCCATGGCCCGCGCCTCGCGCCGCGGCCTGCAAGCCTCGCTGCTGCCGCTGGCGGTCGCCCTGCTGCTGGCCGCCCTGCCCGCCTTCATGTCCTCGTACAGCGCCGACCTGGTGCTGCGCATTATGGTTTATGCCATCTTCGCGCTGAGCCTGGAACTGCTGGTCGGCACCACCGGCCTGGTCAGCCTCGGCCATGCCGGCTTCTTCGGCATTGCCGCCTATGTCACGGTGCTGGCCTCCGGCGACAATGCCGCGTCGGTGTTCTGGCTGCTGCCGGCATCCATGCTGGCGGCCGGGCTGTATGCGCTGGTCACCGGCGCGCTCAGCCTGCGCACCCGCGGCGTGTACTTCATCATGGTCACGCTGGCCTTCGCGCAGATGGCCTACTTCGTGTTCCACGACACGCCGGTCGGCGGCGGCAGCGACGGCATTTTCCTGACCTCGCGCCCGGTGCTGGCACTGGGCGGCATCACGCTGCTCGACCTGGAAAAGTCCGGCCACGTGTACTACCTGGCGTTGGCCTGCCTGGTCGGCACCTATGCGCTGCTGGCCGCGGTGCTGCGCTCGCGCTTCGGCCATGCGCTGGCCGGCATACGCATCAATGAGCAGCGCATGCGCGCGGCGGGCTTCAACACCTATTTCTACAAGCTGGCCGCCTTCGTGCTGGCGGCGATGCTGGCCGGCGTCGCCGGCTTCCTGATGGCGGCCAAGAATGGCGCGGTCAATCCGGAGCTGCTGTCCTGGCATGAGTCGGGCGGCGTGCTGATGATGATTATCCTGGGCGGCATGGGCAGCCTGCGCGGCGCGGTGCTGGGCGCGGTGGCCTTCGTGCTGCTGAAGGAGTTCTATGCATCGTCGGCCATCTTCGGCGCCTTCGCCGAGCGCTGGCAGCTGACGCTGGGCCTGACCATGATCCTGTTCGTGGCCCTCTTGCCGCAGGGCCTGATCGGCCTGACGCGCCGTTTCAAACGCTCACCGGAGTCGCATCATGCGCACTGA
- a CDS encoding ABC transporter ATP-binding protein — MRTEKTAATPLLQAGSLTRRFGGLTAVRNVSIDLHIGELHAVIGTNGAGKSTLINMLSGEIPASEGVLKFDGVDATAWPQPRRSRAGIGRSYQRTTIFPQFSVLENCRLTAQAALQRPWHLWQSARDCAHSTGIAHEVLEVAGLAAFADRPAGSMSHGQKRQLEIAMCLATRPRVLLLDEPLAGMGAEESERMLSLLERLKRDHAVLLVEHDMDAVFRVADRITVMVNGEVIASDIPDNIRTNPDVQTAYLGEAH; from the coding sequence ATGCGCACTGAAAAAACCGCTGCCACGCCCCTGCTGCAGGCCGGATCGCTGACCCGCCGCTTCGGCGGGCTGACCGCCGTGCGCAATGTGTCGATCGACCTGCACATCGGCGAACTGCATGCCGTGATCGGCACCAATGGCGCCGGCAAGTCCACCCTGATCAACATGCTCTCCGGCGAGATCCCGGCGTCCGAAGGCGTGCTGAAGTTCGACGGCGTGGATGCCACCGCCTGGCCGCAGCCCAGGCGCTCGCGCGCCGGCATCGGCCGCAGCTACCAGCGCACCACCATCTTCCCGCAGTTCTCGGTGCTGGAAAACTGCCGCCTGACCGCGCAGGCCGCGCTGCAGCGGCCCTGGCACCTGTGGCAGTCGGCCCGCGACTGCGCGCACAGCACGGGCATAGCGCACGAGGTGCTGGAAGTGGCGGGGCTGGCGGCCTTTGCCGACCGCCCGGCCGGCAGCATGAGCCATGGCCAGAAGCGCCAGCTGGAGATCGCGATGTGCCTGGCGACCCGCCCGCGGGTGCTGCTGCTCGACGAGCCGCTGGCCGGCATGGGCGCCGAGGAATCCGAGCGCATGCTGTCGCTGCTGGAACGCCTCAAGCGCGACCATGCGGTGCTGCTGGTGGAGCACGACATGGACGCGGTGTTCCGCGTGGCCGACAGGATCACCGTGATGGTCAACGGCGAAGTCATCGCCAGCGACATTCCCGACAACATCCGCACCAATCCCGACGTCCAGACCGCCTACCTGGGCGAGGCCCACTGA
- a CDS encoding ABC transporter ATP-binding protein: MLELTGINTYYGDSHILQGVDLHIPAGRAVGLLGRNGMGKTTLIRSLMGYVPMAGGKVVWNGRDVTGWPPEKMARLGIGYVPEGRGIFPNLSVKENLIMSARPGVDGGNAWTYDRVLSLFPRLTERLDNGGAQLSGGEQQMLSIGRALMTNPTLMILDEATEGLAPLIVQEIWRVIGQIRETGISTLIVDRNYRMVLANTDLAAVMEKGRIVLAGESAGLAQDHEALTRYLGV, from the coding sequence ATGCTAGAACTCACCGGAATCAACACCTACTACGGCGACAGCCACATCCTGCAGGGCGTGGACCTGCATATCCCCGCCGGCCGCGCCGTGGGCCTGCTGGGCCGCAACGGCATGGGCAAGACCACGCTGATCCGCTCGCTGATGGGCTACGTGCCCATGGCCGGCGGCAAGGTGGTCTGGAACGGGCGCGACGTCACCGGCTGGCCGCCGGAAAAGATGGCGCGGCTGGGCATCGGCTACGTGCCGGAAGGGCGCGGCATCTTCCCCAACCTGTCGGTGAAGGAAAACCTGATCATGAGCGCGCGGCCCGGCGTGGACGGCGGCAACGCATGGACCTACGACCGGGTGCTGTCGCTGTTCCCGCGCCTGACCGAGCGGCTGGACAACGGCGGCGCGCAGCTCTCGGGCGGCGAGCAGCAGATGCTCTCCATCGGCCGCGCGCTGATGACCAACCCGACGCTGATGATCCTCGATGAAGCCACCGAGGGCCTGGCGCCGCTGATCGTGCAGGAAATCTGGCGCGTGATCGGGCAGATACGCGAGACCGGCATCAGCACGCTGATCGTGGACCGCAATTACCGGATGGTGCTGGCCAATACGGACCTGGCGGCGGTGATGGAGAAGGGGCGCATCGTGCTGGCGGGCGAGTCGGCGGGGCTGGCGCAGGATCATGAGGCGCTGACGCGGTACCTGGGGGTGTAG
- a CDS encoding GNAT family N-acetyltransferase: MSVMDIRFTMQDDCVAFSDVARCYASTGFGCVADNLQDSGLAAAFLAPGSYRYFALDGDNNLVGLARVLTDGGMCSWIAELCVAPSWRKRGIGSRLMALVLEKSGHTDIYADALTGEERFFAKHGVKPRASLVACSRALR, translated from the coding sequence ATGAGTGTGATGGACATCCGCTTTACCATGCAGGACGATTGCGTCGCTTTTTCCGATGTCGCAAGGTGTTACGCCAGCACGGGCTTTGGTTGCGTGGCCGACAATCTGCAAGACAGCGGCCTTGCGGCGGCTTTCCTGGCGCCCGGTAGCTACAGGTACTTCGCTCTGGACGGCGACAACAACCTCGTTGGTCTGGCACGGGTGCTTACCGATGGCGGAATGTGCTCATGGATTGCCGAATTGTGCGTTGCGCCGTCGTGGCGCAAACGCGGAATCGGAAGCAGGCTGATGGCGCTGGTGCTTGAAAAGTCCGGACACACGGATATCTACGCGGATGCGTTGACGGGAGAGGAGCGTTTCTTTGCCAAACATGGCGTAAAACCAAGGGCAAGCCTGGTTGCCTGCAGCCGGGCATTAAGGTAG
- a CDS encoding ABC transporter substrate-binding protein: protein MKKTFAAALLPALIALAYAGTAAAQIKVGVSVSATGPAASLGIPEKNTISLLPKTIAGKTVEYIVLDDATDPTTAVKNARKLVSEDKVDLLIGSTVTPNSLAMTDVAAESETPMISMAASASIIEPQDAKRRWVFKTPQNDSHMTTAILSHMADNGVKTVGFIGFSDAYGEGWYREISKLADVRKIKLVANERFARPDTSVTGQILKILSANPDAVLIAGSGTPAALPQKTLKERGYKGKIYQTHGVANNDFLRVCGKDCEGTWLPSGPILVAEQLPDSNPVKKSALAYKTAYEKANGAGTVSTFGGHAWDAGALLANAVPAALKAGQPGTPAFRKGLRDAIENTKEVAGAHGIFNMSPTDHLGFDQRSRVMVQIVDGKWKLGGDAK, encoded by the coding sequence ATGAAAAAAACCTTCGCCGCCGCCCTGCTGCCTGCCCTGATCGCCCTGGCCTATGCCGGCACCGCCGCTGCCCAGATCAAGGTCGGCGTGAGCGTCTCGGCCACCGGCCCGGCCGCTTCGCTCGGCATCCCGGAAAAGAACACCATCTCGCTGCTGCCCAAGACCATCGCCGGCAAGACCGTCGAATACATCGTGCTCGACGACGCGACCGACCCGACCACCGCGGTGAAGAATGCCCGCAAGCTGGTCAGCGAAGACAAGGTCGACCTGCTGATCGGCTCCACCGTCACCCCCAATTCGCTGGCCATGACCGACGTCGCCGCAGAGTCCGAGACGCCGATGATCTCGATGGCCGCGTCTGCTTCCATCATCGAGCCGCAGGACGCCAAGCGCCGCTGGGTGTTCAAGACGCCGCAGAACGATTCCCACATGACCACGGCCATCCTGTCGCACATGGCCGACAACGGCGTCAAGACCGTGGGCTTCATCGGCTTTTCCGATGCCTACGGCGAAGGCTGGTACCGCGAGATTTCCAAGCTGGCCGACGTGCGCAAGATCAAGCTGGTGGCCAACGAGCGCTTTGCCCGTCCGGACACTTCCGTCACCGGCCAGATCCTGAAGATCCTCTCGGCCAATCCGGACGCGGTGCTGATCGCCGGCTCCGGCACGCCGGCCGCGCTGCCGCAGAAAACCCTGAAGGAGCGCGGCTACAAGGGCAAGATCTACCAGACCCACGGCGTGGCCAACAATGACTTCCTGCGCGTCTGCGGCAAGGACTGCGAAGGCACCTGGCTGCCATCCGGCCCGATCCTGGTGGCCGAGCAGCTGCCTGATTCGAACCCCGTGAAAAAATCCGCGCTGGCTTACAAGACCGCGTATGAAAAGGCCAATGGCGCAGGCACCGTCTCCACCTTCGGCGGCCATGCCTGGGACGCCGGCGCGCTGCTGGCCAATGCCGTGCCGGCCGCGCTCAAGGCCGGCCAGCCGGGCACGCCGGCCTTCCGCAAGGGCCTGCGCGATGCGATCGAAAACACCAAGGAAGTCGCCGGCGCCCATGGCATCTTCAACATGAGCCCGACCGACCACCTGGGCTTCGACCAGCGCTCGCGCGTGATGGTGCAGATCGTCGACGGCAAGTGGAAGCTGGGCGGCGACGCCAAGTAA
- a CDS encoding branched-chain amino acid ABC transporter permease, translated as MDLSIAAILAQDGITSGAIYALLALALVLVFSVTRVIFIPQGEFVAFGALTVAALQSSRFPHSATLLVALGVACFLVEVVGTMRNAERRHGAARSIPVAALKFLAFPIALYVVTQAVAAAQAPMLAQVALALAIVIPMGPMVYRLAFQPLAEASTLVLLIVSVGTHFALIGLGLVMFGAEGSRTTPFSDARIEIGALAISGQSLVIVAVSILLIVSLYLYFERTLSGKALRATAVNRLGARLVGIGTTQAGRLAFTLAAAMGALCGVLIAPLTTVYYDSGFLIGLKGFVGAIIGGLASYPIAAAGAVMVGLLESYSSFWASALKEVIVFTLIIPVLLWRSLTSKHVEEEEE; from the coding sequence ATGGATTTATCAATCGCCGCCATCCTGGCCCAGGACGGCATTACCAGCGGGGCGATCTATGCGCTGCTGGCGCTGGCGCTGGTGCTGGTGTTCTCGGTCACGCGCGTGATCTTCATTCCGCAGGGCGAGTTCGTCGCCTTTGGCGCGCTGACCGTGGCCGCGCTGCAGTCCAGCCGCTTTCCCCATTCGGCCACGCTGCTGGTGGCGCTGGGCGTGGCCTGCTTCCTGGTCGAAGTGGTTGGCACGATGCGCAATGCCGAGCGCCGTCATGGCGCGGCGCGCAGCATCCCTGTAGCGGCATTGAAATTCCTCGCCTTCCCGATCGCGCTGTACGTCGTCACCCAAGCGGTGGCCGCGGCGCAGGCGCCAATGCTGGCCCAGGTGGCGCTGGCGCTGGCCATCGTGATCCCGATGGGGCCGATGGTCTATCGGCTGGCCTTCCAGCCGCTGGCCGAGGCCAGCACATTGGTGCTCCTGATCGTATCGGTGGGCACGCACTTCGCATTGATAGGCCTGGGCCTGGTGATGTTCGGCGCCGAAGGCTCGCGCACCACGCCGTTCTCCGATGCACGCATCGAGATCGGCGCGCTGGCCATTTCCGGCCAGAGCCTGGTGATCGTCGCGGTGTCCATCCTGCTCATCGTCAGTCTGTATCTCTACTTCGAGCGCACCCTGTCGGGCAAGGCGCTGCGCGCCACGGCGGTCAACCGCCTCGGCGCGCGCCTGGTCGGCATCGGCACCACACAGGCCGGCCGGCTGGCCTTCACCCTGGCCGCTGCCATGGGCGCGCTGTGCGGCGTGCTGATCGCGCCGCTGACAACGGTCTATTACGACAGCGGCTTCCTGATCGGCCTGAAGGGCTTTGTCGGCGCCATCATCGGCGGCCTGGCCAGCTATCCGATCGCCGCCGCCGGCGCGGTGATGGTGGGCCTGCTCGAATCCTATTCCTCGTTCTGGGCCAGCGCGCTGAAGGAAGTGATCGTCTTCACCCTGATCATCCCGGTGCTGCTGTGGCGCTCGCTGACCTCCAAGCATGTCGAGGAGGAGGAAGAATAA
- a CDS encoding branched-chain amino acid ABC transporter ATP-binding protein/permease gives MNKFFLLFALIMAALPLLPTPEFWITLANYIGLYSIVALGLVLLTGVAGLTSFGQAAFVGLGAYATAYLSTQFGLSPWVGLAAGLLVTAGAAFFIGAITMRLSGHFLPLGTIAWGLSLYFLFGNLDFLGKYDGLNGVPPIELFGMALGSGRAMFYLIWFVVLVTVVALQNLLNSRPGRAIRALKGGGVMAEAMGVNTAWMKIVIFVIAALLACISGWLYAHMQRAVNPTPFGLNQGIEYLFMAVVGGAGHLWGAILGATVLTVLKDQLQSLLPKLLGASGNFEVIVFGILMVLLLQRAREGLWPFIRRRFPQKPQAVAPATAPALPMRAKQTGGEVVLEVDKARKEFGGLVAVNDMQFDVRAGEIMGLIGPNGAGKSTMFNLVTGVLPVTRGEIRFRSGGQLQRIDGLASREIVRRGIARTFQHVRLMPTMSVLENVAIGGHLRGTHGDVAGIATSILRANRAEEQALLFEASNQLKRVGLGHLMHEEAGSLALGQQRILEIARALCCDPTLLLLDEPAAGLRYKEKQALAELLKRLKAEGMSILLVEHDMDFVMNLTDRLVVMEFGTKIAEGLPAEVQQSPAVLEAYLGGID, from the coding sequence ATGAACAAGTTTTTTCTGCTGTTTGCCCTGATCATGGCGGCGCTGCCGCTGCTGCCCACCCCGGAATTCTGGATCACGTTGGCCAATTACATTGGCCTCTATTCCATCGTCGCATTGGGCCTGGTGCTGCTCACCGGCGTGGCCGGCCTGACCTCCTTCGGCCAGGCGGCCTTCGTCGGCCTGGGCGCCTATGCCACCGCCTACCTGTCCACCCAGTTCGGCCTGTCGCCCTGGGTGGGCCTGGCGGCCGGCCTCCTGGTGACCGCCGGCGCGGCCTTCTTCATCGGCGCCATCACGATGCGGCTGTCCGGCCACTTCCTGCCGCTGGGCACCATCGCCTGGGGTTTGTCGCTGTATTTCCTGTTCGGTAATCTGGACTTCCTCGGCAAGTACGACGGCCTGAACGGCGTGCCGCCGATCGAGCTGTTCGGCATGGCCCTGGGCAGCGGCCGCGCAATGTTCTACCTGATCTGGTTTGTGGTGCTCGTCACCGTCGTCGCACTGCAGAACCTGCTCAATTCGCGGCCAGGGCGCGCCATCCGCGCGCTCAAGGGCGGCGGCGTGATGGCAGAGGCAATGGGTGTAAACACCGCCTGGATGAAGATCGTGATCTTCGTCATCGCCGCGCTCCTGGCCTGCATCTCGGGCTGGCTGTATGCCCATATGCAGCGGGCGGTGAATCCGACGCCGTTCGGCCTGAACCAGGGCATCGAGTACCTGTTCATGGCGGTGGTGGGCGGCGCCGGCCACCTGTGGGGCGCAATCCTGGGCGCCACGGTGCTGACGGTGCTGAAGGACCAGTTGCAGTCGCTGCTGCCCAAGCTTTTGGGCGCCAGCGGCAACTTTGAAGTGATCGTGTTCGGCATTTTGATGGTGCTGCTGCTGCAGCGCGCCCGCGAAGGCCTGTGGCCCTTCATTCGCCGCCGCTTCCCGCAGAAGCCGCAGGCGGTGGCGCCGGCCACGGCGCCTGCGCTGCCGATGCGCGCGAAGCAGACCGGCGGCGAAGTGGTGCTGGAAGTAGACAAGGCGCGCAAGGAGTTTGGCGGCCTGGTCGCGGTCAATGACATGCAGTTCGACGTGCGGGCCGGCGAGATCATGGGCCTGATCGGGCCGAATGGCGCCGGCAAGTCGACCATGTTCAACCTGGTGACCGGCGTGCTGCCCGTCACCCGCGGCGAGATCCGCTTCAGGAGCGGCGGCCAGCTGCAGCGCATCGATGGCCTGGCCTCGCGCGAGATCGTGCGGCGCGGCATTGCCCGCACCTTCCAGCATGTGCGCCTGATGCCGACCATGAGCGTGCTGGAAAACGTCGCCATCGGCGGCCATCTGCGCGGCACCCACGGCGACGTGGCCGGCATCGCGACCAGCATCCTGCGCGCCAACCGGGCCGAGGAACAGGCGCTGCTGTTTGAAGCCAGCAACCAGCTGAAGCGGGTTGGCCTGGGCCACCTGATGCACGAGGAAGCCGGCAGCCTGGCGCTGGGCCAGCAGCGCATCCTGGAGATTGCGCGGGCGCTGTGCTGCGACCCTACCCTCTTGCTGCTGGACGAGCCGGCGGCCGGCCTGCGCTACAAGGAAAAGCAGGCGCTGGCCGAGCTGCTGAAAAGGCTCAAGGCCGAGGGCATGAGCATCCTGCTGGTGGAACATGACATGGACTTCGTGATGAACCTGACCGACCGCCTGGTGGTGATGGAATTCGGCACCAAGATCGCGGAAGGCCTGCCGGCCGAGGTGCAGCAGAGCCCGGCGGTGCTGGAAGCCTACCTCGGCGGCATAGACTGA
- a CDS encoding ABC transporter ATP-binding protein, with protein sequence MSTPILEVSDLHVGYGKVEALHGASLTVGAGQIVTVIGPNGAGKSTMLNAIAGALPAAGAARGRVMLNGHDMTGVAIESRVARGMCLVPEKRELFASMTVEDNLQLGSYRRYKARESNYNDQLDEVYRLFPRLKERRKQEAGTLSGGERQMLAVGRALMAKPRLLMLDEPSLGLAPLIVKEIFHIIVGLKETGVAILLVEQNARAALQVADYAYVLETGDIALEGPAQQLANDPKVIDTYLGLTRKAQD encoded by the coding sequence ATGAGCACACCAATTCTGGAAGTAAGCGACCTGCATGTGGGATACGGCAAGGTCGAGGCGCTGCATGGCGCCAGCCTGACCGTCGGCGCGGGCCAGATCGTCACCGTAATCGGCCCCAACGGCGCCGGCAAGTCCACCATGCTGAACGCCATCGCCGGCGCGCTGCCGGCTGCCGGCGCGGCGCGTGGCCGGGTCATGCTGAACGGCCACGACATGACCGGCGTGGCGATCGAGTCGCGGGTGGCGCGCGGCATGTGCCTGGTGCCCGAGAAGCGCGAGCTGTTTGCCAGCATGACCGTGGAAGACAATCTGCAGCTGGGCAGCTACCGCCGCTACAAGGCGCGCGAAAGCAACTACAACGACCAGCTCGACGAGGTCTACCGCCTGTTTCCGCGCCTGAAGGAAAGACGCAAACAGGAAGCCGGCACCCTGTCCGGCGGCGAGCGCCAGATGCTGGCGGTAGGCCGCGCGCTGATGGCCAAGCCGCGCCTGCTGATGCTGGACGAGCCCAGCCTGGGCCTGGCGCCGCTGATCGTGAAGGAAATCTTCCATATCATCGTCGGCCTGAAGGAAACCGGCGTGGCGATCCTGCTGGTGGAGCAGAATGCGCGCGCGGCGCTGCAGGTGGCGGACTATGCCTATGTGCTGGAGACCGGCGACATCGCGCTGGAAGGCCCTGCGCAGCAGCTGGCCAATGATCCCAAGGTGATCGACACCTATCTGGGCCTGACGCGCAAGGCGCAGGACTGA
- a CDS encoding aromatic ring-hydroxylating dioxygenase subunit alpha, with protein MDPVLWNDWHPVAASAGLAVGAMQPVRLMEQELVIWRSGDGVVQAWDDRCPHRGARLSLGWVKDDRLVCAYHGWQFDHAGACRLQPAHPQDTPPRTACATRFQAKEAYGMVWVCLGEPARALPPFPEHGNGQLRHVLCGPYPVHACGPRIIENFLDMAHFPFIHTGILGDPQFTEVPDYQVDPYDDGLGAQGMEGVIATGCRAYQPQANLLAADGAMVEYTYRAVRPLTAILTKLPQRPDGLTEAISLHVQPLDEDHAHAWIVLAMHNDSSSDDELRAFQDRIFMQDLQILESQRPKKVPLEPGVEVPQRADRLSAAYRRMLKRIGLRYGVL; from the coding sequence ATGGATCCGGTACTGTGGAATGACTGGCATCCGGTTGCGGCCAGCGCCGGTCTTGCCGTCGGCGCCATGCAGCCGGTGCGGCTGATGGAGCAGGAGCTGGTGATCTGGCGCAGCGGCGATGGCGTGGTGCAGGCCTGGGACGACCGCTGCCCGCATCGCGGCGCGCGGCTCTCCCTTGGCTGGGTGAAGGATGACCGGCTGGTCTGCGCCTACCACGGCTGGCAATTCGATCATGCCGGCGCCTGCCGCCTGCAGCCGGCCCATCCGCAGGACACGCCGCCGCGCACCGCCTGCGCCACGCGTTTTCAGGCGAAGGAGGCCTATGGCATGGTCTGGGTCTGCCTGGGCGAGCCGGCACGCGCACTGCCGCCGTTTCCGGAGCATGGCAACGGCCAGTTGCGCCATGTGCTGTGCGGGCCTTACCCGGTGCATGCCTGCGGCCCGCGCATCATCGAAAACTTCCTCGACATGGCGCATTTCCCCTTCATTCACACCGGCATCCTGGGCGACCCGCAGTTCACCGAAGTGCCGGACTACCAGGTCGACCCCTATGACGACGGCCTGGGCGCGCAAGGCATGGAAGGCGTGATCGCCACCGGCTGCCGGGCCTACCAGCCGCAGGCCAACCTGCTGGCCGCCGACGGTGCGATGGTGGAGTACACCTATCGCGCGGTGCGCCCCCTCACGGCCATCCTGACCAAGCTGCCGCAGAGGCCGGATGGCCTGACCGAAGCCATCAGCCTGCATGTGCAGCCGCTGGACGAAGACCATGCCCATGCCTGGATCGTGCTGGCAATGCACAACGACAGTTCCAGCGACGACGAGCTGCGCGCCTTCCAGGACCGCATCTTTATGCAGGACTTGCAGATACTGGAGTCGCAGCGGCCGAAGAAGGTGCCGCTGGAGCCGGGCGTGGAAGTGCCGCAGCGGGCCGACCGGCTGTCGGCGGCGTATCGCCGCATGTTGAAGCGCATCGGGCTGCGGTACGGGGTGCTGTAA
- a CDS encoding nucleoside deaminase has product MPTSTSAFTESDRRLMRAALTVAERAKAAGRHPFGAIVADEQGNIIAEAGNNSMPPQGDPTQHAERVAAALAAQKLAPEALARCTLYTSAEPCAMCAGAIYWCNIGRVVYAMSEEKLLELTGSHPENPTLALPCRTVFASGQRPTEVVGPLPEMEQEAAAPHIGFWE; this is encoded by the coding sequence ATGCCTACATCCACTTCAGCCTTTACCGAATCCGACCGTCGCCTAATGCGCGCCGCGCTCACCGTTGCCGAGCGCGCCAAGGCCGCCGGCCGCCATCCCTTCGGCGCCATCGTCGCCGATGAACAGGGCAATATCATTGCGGAGGCCGGCAACAATTCCATGCCGCCGCAGGGCGACCCGACCCAGCATGCCGAGCGCGTGGCCGCGGCGCTGGCGGCGCAAAAGCTGGCGCCGGAAGCGCTGGCCCGCTGCACCCTCTACACCAGTGCCGAACCGTGCGCAATGTGTGCCGGCGCCATCTACTGGTGCAACATTGGCCGCGTGGTATATGCCATGTCCGAGGAAAAGCTGCTGGAACTGACCGGCAGCCATCCGGAGAACCCGACCCTGGCGCTGCCTTGCCGGACCGTGTTCGCCAGCGGCCAGCGGCCGACCGAGGTCGTGGGCCCGCTGCCCGAGATGGAGCAGGAGGCGGCCGCTCCTCATATCGGCTTCTGGGAGTAG
- a CDS encoding ABC transporter permease — protein MWNMIKPNHRNMRVWQFLVLVAVLLVWHVATRNPQAAFFFGEPLKVLVRIWQWFTVGSGKLEVGTGDNTWFTLSFPAEIYPHLLVTLTETLLAFVIGTALALVVGLWLALSPVASAILDPYIKAANSMPRVILAPIFAMWFGLGIWSKVALAVTLVFFIVFFNVYQGVKEVSPVVLANARMMGANARQLLRSVYLPSATSWVFSSLHTSVGLAFVGAIVGEYLGSARGVGYLILQAEGTFDINTVFAGIVVLTLFALALDGLVGAIERRLMKWQPKSGETERL, from the coding sequence ATGTGGAATATGATCAAGCCCAATCACAGGAACATGCGGGTATGGCAGTTCCTGGTGCTGGTGGCGGTGCTGCTGGTCTGGCACGTCGCCACCCGCAATCCGCAGGCCGCGTTCTTCTTCGGGGAACCATTGAAGGTGCTGGTGCGGATCTGGCAATGGTTTACGGTGGGCAGCGGCAAGCTCGAAGTGGGCACCGGCGACAACACCTGGTTCACGCTCAGTTTTCCGGCCGAGATCTATCCGCACCTGCTGGTCACCCTGACCGAAACCCTGCTGGCGTTTGTGATCGGCACCGCGCTGGCGCTGGTGGTGGGGTTGTGGCTGGCGCTGTCGCCGGTGGCCTCCGCCATACTCGACCCCTACATCAAGGCCGCCAACTCGATGCCGCGGGTGATCCTGGCGCCGATCTTCGCGATGTGGTTCGGCCTGGGTATCTGGTCCAAGGTGGCGCTGGCGGTAACGCTGGTGTTCTTCATCGTCTTCTTCAACGTCTACCAGGGGGTGAAGGAAGTCAGCCCGGTGGTGCTGGCCAATGCCAGGATGATGGGCGCCAATGCGCGCCAGCTGCTGCGCTCGGTGTATCTGCCCTCGGCCACCTCGTGGGTGTTTTCCAGCCTGCATACCTCCGTCGGCCTGGCCTTTGTGGGCGCCATCGTCGGCGAGTACCTGGGCTCGGCGCGAGGCGTGGGTTACCTGATCCTGCAGGCCGAAGGCACCTTCGACATCAATACGGTGTTTGCCGGCATTGTGGTGCTTACCCTGTTTGCGCTGGCGCTGGACGGGCTGGTGGGCGCGATCGAGAGGCGGCTGATGAAGTGGCAGCCGAAATCCGGTGAAACCGAAAGGCTGTAG